One part of the Augochlora pura isolate Apur16 chromosome 3, APUR_v2.2.1, whole genome shotgun sequence genome encodes these proteins:
- the LOC144467693 gene encoding uncharacterized protein LOC144467693: MTFDSKLTWQPHITNLKTDCIQRLNILKITAANTWGADYQVLIHTYKAIIRAKIDYGSIIYNSACKATLKKLDSIHNTALRIATGAYRTSPILSVLEEANEPPLSFRRKLLSTSEAIKISTTPDKPVYLTTFTINCLITKYTQNKHSTKPYHYRIHTYEQELNTKLTSTIPRRLPTIPPWTIQPIETNTELLLHAKGNTNPERYRSLTAEILNDHKDYIHIYTDGSKSESGTGYAVVTPESIVRIKLSNATSVLSAELMGINHAFKIAHEKSYQHTAILTDSYSSIATLNNKITNNDTILNIIEIYQKITCKGNKIKIIWIPSHVGIPGNERADQVAKEATALTPPNDDQNLHMEDMIKTIKSQLTQQWETTWKQSAPLHTTNITEKFFSNYQMTSTLPRRDQVAITRIRIGHSRYTNSYLLTKEPSPLCEEYKRLDIFAPCNLIAPEIEARNSSTTTTSVTQET; encoded by the exons ATGACATTTGACAGCAAACTCACATGGCAACCACACATTACCAACCTAAAAACAGATTGCATACAACgcttaaatattctaaaaataacagCAGCAAATACTTGGGGAGCAGATTATCAGGTGCTAATACACACGTATAAGGCAATCATCAGAGCCAAGATAGATTATGGTTCAATCATCTATAATTCGGCTTGCAAAGCCACCCTCAAGAAACTAGATAGCATACACAATACGGCTCTAAGAATCGCAACAGGAGCCTACAGAACAAGCCCAATTCTAAGTGTACTAGAAGAAGCAAATGAACCACCCCTCAGTTTTAGGAGAAAATTACTCAGTACTTCTGaggcaataaaaatttcgacaaCCCCAGATAAGCCCGTATAccttacaacatttacaataaaCTGCCTTATCACGAAGTATACACAAAACAAACATTCAACCAAACCATATCACTACagaatacatacatatgaaCAAGAATTAAACACCAAATTAACGTCCACCATACCTCGAAGACTTCCAACAATTCCACCATGGACAATCCAACCAATAGAAACAAACACTGAACTATTACTCCATGCAAAAGGAAACACAAATCCTGAAAGATACCGCTCCTTAACGGCAGAAATTCTAAATGACCATAAagactatatacatatatataccgaCGGCTCCAAATCGGAATCTGGAACTGGATATGCAGTAGTAACACCGGAATCAATAGTTAGAATCAAACTTTCCAACGCAACATCAGTACTCTCAGCCGAACTAATGGGTATAAACCATGCCTTTAAAATAGCACACGAAAAATCCTATCAACATACTGCCATACTCACCGATTCCTACAGTTCAATAgcaacattaaataataaaataacaaataacgaCACCATCCTCAATATCATAGAAATCTACCAAAAAATTACATGCaaaggaaacaaaataaagatcaTATGGATTCCATCTCACGTCGGCATCCCTGGCAACGAAAGAGCTGACCAAGTAGCCAAAGAAGCAACAGCATTAACACCGCCAAATGATGACCAAAATCTACACATGGAAGACATGATAAAAACGATCAAAAGCCAGCTAACGCAACAATGGGAAACTACATGGAAACAATCAGCCCCACTCCATACAACTaacattacagaaaaatttttcagtAACTATCAAATGACCAGTACACTACCCAGGAGGGACCAAGTAGCGATTACCCGCATCCGAATTGGCCATTCCAGATACACAAACTCATATCTGCTAACTAAAGAACCATCCCCCCTATGTGAAGAAT ATAAGAGGCTAGATATATTTGCTCCCTGCAATTTAATAGCGCCAGAGATAGAAGCACGAAATTCTTCTACGACAACCACCTCTGTCACTCAAGAAACGTAA
- the LOC144467694 gene encoding uncharacterized protein LOC144467694 gives MLWGSDKTDTRGRILEKIILEQDLILLNDLKPTHFSIANGTFSTIYLSFCSTNIALNCECNTMSDLNDSDHFPILIKIHTNQPENHDEPTPRWKLDYADWGKYQRLIETNILPLDTLTNSDQNNIENLIKQLISIMKHAADNSIPKTAPNTNRKHNTVPWWNKECETATKEAKHAFNRHKKHPTTENLIKFKKLRAIARKTIRQKNSNR, from the coding sequence ATGCTTTGGGGTTCAGATAAAACCGACACCAGAGGaagaatattagaaaaaatcaTACTTGAACAAGATTTAATCCTTCTAAACGACCTAAAACCAACGCATTTCAGCATAGCAAACGGAACATTCAGCACAATTTACCTATCCTTCTGTAGCACAAATATTGCCCTAAATTGTGAATGCAATACCATGTCAGATCTAAATGATAGTGACCACTTCcccatattaataaaaatccacacAAACCAACCAGAAAACCACGATGAACCAACCCCGCGATGGAAACTAGACTATGCGGACTGGGGAAAATATCAACGACTAATTGAAACAAACATTCTACCTCTGGACACACTTACCAACTCTGATCAAAATAACATAGAAAACTTAATTAAACAGCTGATATCCATTATGAAACATGCAGCAGACAATTCCATACCAAAAACAGCACCAAACACAAATAGAAAACACAACACAGTTCCCTGGTGGAACAAAGAATGCGAAACAGCAACGAAGGAAGCCAAACATGCATTCAACAGACACAAGAAACATCCAACAACcgaaaatctaataaaatttaaaaaactcaGAGCAATAGCGAGGAAAACAATAAGACAAAAGAACTCGAACAGGTAA